One window of Pseudomonas urmiensis genomic DNA carries:
- a CDS encoding baseplate assembly protein: protein MSQVDLSRLPAPQLLEDLNYEDLYQADLETFRAHLGDDWTAQLESDPVTKLLEVGAYRKLLNRARINDAAKALLLAYAQGSDLDQLAANVSLQRLVIQAADPTRVPPVEAQLESDDALRERVQLVYEGLTTAGPRNSYILHARNASGLVADATAESPSPAVVDVTVLSLDGNGVASPELLADVAAYLNDDDIRPVADRVNVRSAEVLAYRIDALLYMADNGPESEAILAECQRRLQAWINPRRRLGLEVARSGIDAQLHIGGVSRVELGNWTDIRPSKAQAAWCTGFSLKRGG, encoded by the coding sequence ATGAGCCAGGTAGACCTCTCCCGCTTGCCCGCACCGCAGCTACTCGAAGACCTTAACTACGAAGACCTTTACCAAGCTGACCTAGAGACCTTCCGCGCCCACCTGGGGGATGACTGGACGGCGCAGCTCGAAAGCGATCCGGTCACCAAGCTGCTGGAGGTCGGGGCTTATCGCAAACTGCTCAACCGGGCGCGTATCAACGATGCGGCCAAGGCGTTGTTGCTGGCCTATGCGCAGGGCAGTGATCTGGACCAGCTGGCCGCTAATGTCAGTTTGCAGCGCCTGGTGATCCAGGCGGCAGACCCGACACGTGTGCCGCCTGTAGAGGCGCAGCTTGAGTCCGACGATGCCCTGCGCGAGCGGGTGCAACTGGTCTACGAAGGGCTGACCACGGCAGGGCCGCGCAACAGCTACATCTTGCATGCCCGTAACGCGTCGGGGCTGGTCGCTGACGCGACCGCCGAGAGCCCGTCGCCGGCTGTCGTCGATGTCACGGTGCTGAGCCTGGATGGCAACGGTGTCGCCAGCCCTGAATTGCTGGCAGATGTTGCGGCCTATTTGAACGACGACGACATTCGCCCCGTGGCTGACCGGGTCAATGTGCGCAGCGCCGAGGTGCTGGCGTATCGCATCGATGCTTTGCTGTACATGGCTGACAACGGTCCGGAATCAGAGGCGATCCTTGCCGAATGCCAGCGCCGCTTGCAGGCCTGGATCAACCCACGACGACGCCTGGGCTTGGAAGTTGCCCGCTCCGGTATCGATGCCCAGTTGCATATCGGCGGTGTCAGCCGGGTCGAACTGGGCAACTGGACCGACATCCGTCCGAGCAAGGCCCAGGCCGCCTGGTGCACGGGTTTTTCACTCAAGCGCGGAGGCTGA
- a CDS encoding phage tail protein I, which yields MHSLLPLNRSPLERAIEVAGDEDLMVDLRLLYNPDNCPSHLLYQLAWAWSVDRWDDSWSDTIKRSVIRSAFFVHAHKGTLGALRRVVEPFGYLIEVEEWWQAEPAAVPGTFALKIGVSDAGINEQTYQQLSSLIDDARPVSRHLTGLVISLESRGAFHVGCACQEGDELDIYPLAARDIDVIGVIGRGGREHSIDTLDIAHG from the coding sequence ATGCATAGCCTTCTACCGCTCAATCGTTCGCCCCTGGAGCGGGCCATCGAGGTGGCCGGGGATGAGGACCTCATGGTCGACCTGCGTTTGCTCTACAACCCCGACAATTGCCCATCACACCTGCTCTATCAGCTGGCCTGGGCGTGGTCGGTCGACCGCTGGGACGATAGCTGGAGCGACACCATCAAGCGTTCGGTGATCCGCTCGGCGTTCTTCGTCCACGCCCACAAAGGCACCCTCGGCGCACTCAGGCGGGTGGTCGAGCCATTCGGCTATCTGATCGAGGTAGAGGAGTGGTGGCAGGCCGAACCCGCAGCAGTGCCCGGAACCTTCGCCTTGAAGATCGGCGTGTCCGACGCAGGCATCAACGAACAAACCTATCAGCAGCTGTCGTCGCTGATCGATGACGCCAGGCCCGTCAGTCGACATTTGACCGGCCTGGTCATCAGCCTCGAAAGCCGCGGCGCTTTTCATGTCGGCTGCGCATGCCAAGAAGGCGACGAGCTGGACATCTACCCCTTGGCGGCACGTGACATAGACGTTATTGGCGTCATCGGTCGCGGTGGCCGCGAACATTCAATCGATACCTTGGACATTGCACATGGTTGA